GAAAGATACGGAGAAGTCATGGCCAAGGAGAAGTTCGAGCGAACGAAGCCCCACGTGAACGTGGGGACGATCGGTCACGTGGACCACGGGAAGACGACGCTGACGGCGGCGATCACGTCGCGTCAGGCGCACAAGGGTCTGGCCGAGAAGGTGGACTTC
This sequence is a window from Myxococcota bacterium. Protein-coding genes within it:
- a CDS encoding GTP-binding protein yields the protein MAKEKFERTKPHVNVGTIGHVDHGKTTLTAAITSRQAHKGLAEKVDF